From Drosophila yakuba strain Tai18E2 chromosome 2L, Prin_Dyak_Tai18E2_2.1, whole genome shotgun sequence, one genomic window encodes:
- the LOC6526400 gene encoding RNA-binding protein 5 isoform X1, whose translation MAKGQNANTEYNYHRFALDMDSRYGRSFSGGNGNGSESGYRRYTRSRSRSRSRSRERSRDRNEYRRRNSRSRSRERSSHYRHDRSPDRDLYRDLINEDYEDQGSYNSRHSFDHRQHHKEDNYDRRDADSQDRRDHDSYSNHDRHEQKNYDKRGQDKYDKDRDHRWKNYDRVSKERNHDDFDRGSERSSRSNDHRQFNNNGNSNSSSSNRDRDRERERERQYSSDEDSDMANEFRQRGGQNSGSSVEPLNNIIIFGLRKHVTEADIMGELIKVDMEPTSIRVMRKQPTGASRCFAFVEFKTVEEARHWMELTQGVLQLGDHRVTMQYSHTRISDWTCVKCGASNFKRRFQCYVCSSSRAESENALSGAGEGVDEISRILTKKIMLRGLDALTNEEGVLTALQQHLPDLAKTVSKVLISRDSLTQASRGICYLNFDTLIDSMNVFNGLTALDPPLTLDEKTVAVTYCIDSENRQTVPAEGNVFRSGELAMPPSAVTASYTLADVPRLAEYSASVYASNPLEHAHYVQYYTDYYTTEISKNIGDPHVTEANSGAAVALSAIQRKQRKVSQMETVVTVPEAKAAFLARGASAPKGNDGKKYATPDVSKYQYDETSGYYYDHVTGLYYDAHSQYYYNNETGAYLYWDQKRSTYVLATPASTQAALQEVLSDAEKKEEEAKKAKEKEKEKQEAGKPDKVKVAKKIVKDMEKWAKHLNQRKDYTAVATPQPILSDTEAPTTSRASQGAYADVGFSILEKKERGKLNDYAPQAGPTAISKLVGAYGGPSDSEEDNGANQKGLEASGGARRGVADESDYVDFQKLTCLLCKRAFQSLDILQKHLKMSNLHKENLAKLKQNSVVEAGMDEGLSYRDRAKERRLKYGESDPPPPNKSRERFEQEIKTLQSRQKDSSGATPAMPISSSNVGSRLMQKMGWSEGQGLGRKNQGRTQIIEADGRTNNVGLGNKSGHLTPGNDYKSYIKKMMKQRYENA comes from the exons AtggcaaaaggccaaaacGCAAACACTGAATATAATTACCATCGATTCGCATTAGATATGGATTCTCGATATGGTCGCAGCTTCTCTGGAGGCAATGGAAACGGCAGCGAATCGGGCTACAGGCGCTACACTCGCTCCCGTTCCCGGTCCCGCTCACGCTCCAG GGAGCGAAGTCGGGACCGCAATGAGTACAGACGTCGCAACTCCCGTTCCCGCAGTCGGGAGCGCTCCTCCCACTACAGACACGATCGCAGTCCGGATCGCGATCTCTACCGCGATCTGATCAACGAGGATTACGAGGATCAGGGTAGCTACAACTCCAGGCACAGCTTTGACCACCGCCAGCATCACAAGGAGGACAACTACGATCGTCGGGATGCTGATAGCCAGGATCGCAGGGATCATGACAGCTACAGCAACCACGACCGTCATGAACAGAAGAACTACGATAAGCGTGGCCAGGATAAATACGATAAGGACCGCGATCATCGCTGGAAAAACTACGATCGGGTTTCGAAGGAGCGCAACCATGATGACTTCGATCGAGGATCAGAGCGCAGCAG CCGCAGCAATGACCATCGGCAGTTCAATAACAATGGAAATAGCAACTCCAGCAGCAGTAATAGAGATCGCGACAGGGAGCGCGAACGCGAGAGACAGTATTCCTCGGATGAGGACAGCGACATGGCCAACGAATTCAGGCAGCGAGGTGGCCAAAACAGTGGCAGCAGCGTGGAGCCCTTGAACAACATAATCATCTTTGGGCTGAGGAAGCACGTCACGGAAGCAGAC ATCATGGGCGAGCTGATCAAGGTCGACATGGAGCCCACTTCCATTCGCGTGATGAGGAAACAGCCAACAG GTGCCTCACGCTGTTTTGCATTTGTCGAGTTTAAAACCGTTGAGGAGGCGAGACATTGGATGGAGTTAACCCAG GGTGTCCTCCAACTGGGCGATCATCGTGTCACCATGCAGTACAGTCACACTCGCATCTCGGATTGGACTTGCGTTAAG TGTGGGGCGAGCAACTTTAAGCGCCGCTTTCAATGCTACGTGTGCAGCTCCTCGCGGGCGGAGAGCGAGAATGCTCTTTCGGGAGCCGGCGAGGGCGTCGACGAGATCAGCCGCATCCTCACAAAAA AGATCATGCTCCGCGGCTTGGACGCGCTGACAAACGAGGAGGGCGTGCTCACTGCTCTTCAGCAGCACCTACCCGACCTGGCCAAAACAGTCAGCAAGGTGCTGATCAGTCGCGACTCCCTAACCCAGGCGTCTCGGGGCATTTGTTACCTCAATTTTGACACACTCATTGATTCTATGAACGTGTTTAATGGTCTGACGGCGTTGGATCCGCCACTCACTCTGGACGAGAAAACTG TTGCCGTCACCTACTGCATTGACTCCGAAAATCGTCAAACGGTGCCAGCCGAGGGCAACGTATTTAGATCGGGTGAATTAGCGATGCCTCCGTCTGCCGTTACAGCAAGCTACACCTTGGCGGATGTTCCTCGTCTCGCGGAGTACAGTGCATCCGTATATGCCTCGAATCCGCTGGAGCATGCCCACTACGTTCAGTACTATACGGACTATTACACGACTGAAATAAGCAAGAACATCGGAGATCCTCACGTGACGGAGGCCAACTCCGGAGCTGCCGTGGCTCTCTCGGCCATCCAGCGCAAGCAGAGGAAGGTTAGCCAGATGGAGACCGTGGTTACCGTGCCAGAGGCGAAGGCCGCCTTCCTTGCCAGGGGCGCAAGTGCTCCCAAGGGTAACGATGGAAAGAAATACG CTACTCCCGATGTTTCGAAGTACCAGTACGACGAGACCTCCGGCTACTACTACGACCACGTCACGGGTCTTTACTATGATGCGCACTCGCAGTACTACTACAACAACGAGACGGGTGCGTATCTGTACTGGGATCAGAAGAGGAGCACCTATGTGCTGGCCACACCCGCTTCCACACAGGCAGCCCTCCAGGAAGTATTATCTGATGCCGAgaaaaaggaggaggaggccaaaaaggcaaaggagaaggaaaaagaaaagcaagaagCCGGAAAGCCCGACAAAGTGAAGGTGGCCAAGAAGATCGTCAAGGACATGGAGAAGTGGGCCAAGCACCTGAACCAGAGAAAAGACTACACAGCAGTGGCCACACCGCAGCCCATCCTTTCGGATACTGAGGCTCCCACCACCTCCCGTGCTTCCCAAGGGGCATATGCTGATGTGGGATTCTCAATCCTTGAGAAAAAAGAGCGTGGCAAGCTCAACGACTATGCACCGCAGGCAGGACCCACAGCGATTAGCAAATTGGTCGGCGCGTATGGAGGACCATCCGACTCGGAAGAAGATAATGGTGCCAATCAGAAAGGACTCGAAGCAAGTGGTGGGGCTAGACGAGGCGTTGCCGATGAATCGGACTACGTGGATTTCCAAAAGCTTACTTGCCTGCTCTGCAAGCGTGCCTTCCAATCGCTGGACATCTTGcagaaacatttaaaaatgtccAATCTACACAAGGAGAATCTGGCCAAGCTTAAGCAGAATTCCGTAGTCGAGGCTGGCATGGATGAGGGTCTATC CTATCGTGATCGTGCCAAGGAGCGCAGGCTGAAGTACGGAGAGAGCGATCCGCCTCCACCGAATAAAAGCCGGGAGCGTTTCGAGCAGGAGATAAAGACTTTGCAGTCGCGCCAGAAGGATTCTTCTGGCGCTACTCCAGCCATGCCCATCAGTTCGAGCAACGTGGGCAGTCGCCTGATGCAGAAGATGGGTTGGTCGGAGGGCCAGGGATTGGGCAGGAAGAACCAGGGACGCACCCAGATCATAGAG GCTGATGGTCGTACCAACAATGTGGGGCTGGGCAACAAGTCTGGACACTTGACGCCTGGAAACGACTACAAATCCTACATCAAAAAGATGATGAAGCAGCGTTATGAGAACGCCTGA
- the LOC6526400 gene encoding RNA-binding protein 5 isoform X2 — translation MDSRYGRSFSGGNGNGSESGYRRYTRSRSRSRSRSRERSRDRNEYRRRNSRSRSRERSSHYRHDRSPDRDLYRDLINEDYEDQGSYNSRHSFDHRQHHKEDNYDRRDADSQDRRDHDSYSNHDRHEQKNYDKRGQDKYDKDRDHRWKNYDRVSKERNHDDFDRGSERSSRSNDHRQFNNNGNSNSSSSNRDRDRERERERQYSSDEDSDMANEFRQRGGQNSGSSVEPLNNIIIFGLRKHVTEADIMGELIKVDMEPTSIRVMRKQPTGASRCFAFVEFKTVEEARHWMELTQGVLQLGDHRVTMQYSHTRISDWTCVKCGASNFKRRFQCYVCSSSRAESENALSGAGEGVDEISRILTKKIMLRGLDALTNEEGVLTALQQHLPDLAKTVSKVLISRDSLTQASRGICYLNFDTLIDSMNVFNGLTALDPPLTLDEKTVAVTYCIDSENRQTVPAEGNVFRSGELAMPPSAVTASYTLADVPRLAEYSASVYASNPLEHAHYVQYYTDYYTTEISKNIGDPHVTEANSGAAVALSAIQRKQRKVSQMETVVTVPEAKAAFLARGASAPKGNDGKKYATPDVSKYQYDETSGYYYDHVTGLYYDAHSQYYYNNETGAYLYWDQKRSTYVLATPASTQAALQEVLSDAEKKEEEAKKAKEKEKEKQEAGKPDKVKVAKKIVKDMEKWAKHLNQRKDYTAVATPQPILSDTEAPTTSRASQGAYADVGFSILEKKERGKLNDYAPQAGPTAISKLVGAYGGPSDSEEDNGANQKGLEASGGARRGVADESDYVDFQKLTCLLCKRAFQSLDILQKHLKMSNLHKENLAKLKQNSVVEAGMDEGLSYRDRAKERRLKYGESDPPPPNKSRERFEQEIKTLQSRQKDSSGATPAMPISSSNVGSRLMQKMGWSEGQGLGRKNQGRTQIIEADGRTNNVGLGNKSGHLTPGNDYKSYIKKMMKQRYENA, via the exons ATGGATTCTCGATATGGTCGCAGCTTCTCTGGAGGCAATGGAAACGGCAGCGAATCGGGCTACAGGCGCTACACTCGCTCCCGTTCCCGGTCCCGCTCACGCTCCAG GGAGCGAAGTCGGGACCGCAATGAGTACAGACGTCGCAACTCCCGTTCCCGCAGTCGGGAGCGCTCCTCCCACTACAGACACGATCGCAGTCCGGATCGCGATCTCTACCGCGATCTGATCAACGAGGATTACGAGGATCAGGGTAGCTACAACTCCAGGCACAGCTTTGACCACCGCCAGCATCACAAGGAGGACAACTACGATCGTCGGGATGCTGATAGCCAGGATCGCAGGGATCATGACAGCTACAGCAACCACGACCGTCATGAACAGAAGAACTACGATAAGCGTGGCCAGGATAAATACGATAAGGACCGCGATCATCGCTGGAAAAACTACGATCGGGTTTCGAAGGAGCGCAACCATGATGACTTCGATCGAGGATCAGAGCGCAGCAG CCGCAGCAATGACCATCGGCAGTTCAATAACAATGGAAATAGCAACTCCAGCAGCAGTAATAGAGATCGCGACAGGGAGCGCGAACGCGAGAGACAGTATTCCTCGGATGAGGACAGCGACATGGCCAACGAATTCAGGCAGCGAGGTGGCCAAAACAGTGGCAGCAGCGTGGAGCCCTTGAACAACATAATCATCTTTGGGCTGAGGAAGCACGTCACGGAAGCAGAC ATCATGGGCGAGCTGATCAAGGTCGACATGGAGCCCACTTCCATTCGCGTGATGAGGAAACAGCCAACAG GTGCCTCACGCTGTTTTGCATTTGTCGAGTTTAAAACCGTTGAGGAGGCGAGACATTGGATGGAGTTAACCCAG GGTGTCCTCCAACTGGGCGATCATCGTGTCACCATGCAGTACAGTCACACTCGCATCTCGGATTGGACTTGCGTTAAG TGTGGGGCGAGCAACTTTAAGCGCCGCTTTCAATGCTACGTGTGCAGCTCCTCGCGGGCGGAGAGCGAGAATGCTCTTTCGGGAGCCGGCGAGGGCGTCGACGAGATCAGCCGCATCCTCACAAAAA AGATCATGCTCCGCGGCTTGGACGCGCTGACAAACGAGGAGGGCGTGCTCACTGCTCTTCAGCAGCACCTACCCGACCTGGCCAAAACAGTCAGCAAGGTGCTGATCAGTCGCGACTCCCTAACCCAGGCGTCTCGGGGCATTTGTTACCTCAATTTTGACACACTCATTGATTCTATGAACGTGTTTAATGGTCTGACGGCGTTGGATCCGCCACTCACTCTGGACGAGAAAACTG TTGCCGTCACCTACTGCATTGACTCCGAAAATCGTCAAACGGTGCCAGCCGAGGGCAACGTATTTAGATCGGGTGAATTAGCGATGCCTCCGTCTGCCGTTACAGCAAGCTACACCTTGGCGGATGTTCCTCGTCTCGCGGAGTACAGTGCATCCGTATATGCCTCGAATCCGCTGGAGCATGCCCACTACGTTCAGTACTATACGGACTATTACACGACTGAAATAAGCAAGAACATCGGAGATCCTCACGTGACGGAGGCCAACTCCGGAGCTGCCGTGGCTCTCTCGGCCATCCAGCGCAAGCAGAGGAAGGTTAGCCAGATGGAGACCGTGGTTACCGTGCCAGAGGCGAAGGCCGCCTTCCTTGCCAGGGGCGCAAGTGCTCCCAAGGGTAACGATGGAAAGAAATACG CTACTCCCGATGTTTCGAAGTACCAGTACGACGAGACCTCCGGCTACTACTACGACCACGTCACGGGTCTTTACTATGATGCGCACTCGCAGTACTACTACAACAACGAGACGGGTGCGTATCTGTACTGGGATCAGAAGAGGAGCACCTATGTGCTGGCCACACCCGCTTCCACACAGGCAGCCCTCCAGGAAGTATTATCTGATGCCGAgaaaaaggaggaggaggccaaaaaggcaaaggagaaggaaaaagaaaagcaagaagCCGGAAAGCCCGACAAAGTGAAGGTGGCCAAGAAGATCGTCAAGGACATGGAGAAGTGGGCCAAGCACCTGAACCAGAGAAAAGACTACACAGCAGTGGCCACACCGCAGCCCATCCTTTCGGATACTGAGGCTCCCACCACCTCCCGTGCTTCCCAAGGGGCATATGCTGATGTGGGATTCTCAATCCTTGAGAAAAAAGAGCGTGGCAAGCTCAACGACTATGCACCGCAGGCAGGACCCACAGCGATTAGCAAATTGGTCGGCGCGTATGGAGGACCATCCGACTCGGAAGAAGATAATGGTGCCAATCAGAAAGGACTCGAAGCAAGTGGTGGGGCTAGACGAGGCGTTGCCGATGAATCGGACTACGTGGATTTCCAAAAGCTTACTTGCCTGCTCTGCAAGCGTGCCTTCCAATCGCTGGACATCTTGcagaaacatttaaaaatgtccAATCTACACAAGGAGAATCTGGCCAAGCTTAAGCAGAATTCCGTAGTCGAGGCTGGCATGGATGAGGGTCTATC CTATCGTGATCGTGCCAAGGAGCGCAGGCTGAAGTACGGAGAGAGCGATCCGCCTCCACCGAATAAAAGCCGGGAGCGTTTCGAGCAGGAGATAAAGACTTTGCAGTCGCGCCAGAAGGATTCTTCTGGCGCTACTCCAGCCATGCCCATCAGTTCGAGCAACGTGGGCAGTCGCCTGATGCAGAAGATGGGTTGGTCGGAGGGCCAGGGATTGGGCAGGAAGAACCAGGGACGCACCCAGATCATAGAG GCTGATGGTCGTACCAACAATGTGGGGCTGGGCAACAAGTCTGGACACTTGACGCCTGGAAACGACTACAAATCCTACATCAAAAAGATGATGAAGCAGCGTTATGAGAACGCCTGA
- the LOC6526401 gene encoding uncharacterized protein LOC6526401, with the protein MSTQQQQLDYIERHLVYEIFKDFGPNASLESHSVECSNGLDGFMSALYTITLDVVIAERKRTEVVLVKFMKGTEEFRETSNSYIQFSNEIFAYAEILPAYENVLRTSHLESDVVKNWIPRCYFARFGQVEGLGNGRESVLALKHLKGDGYELGPRLTLRRDHLEAMVGLVGPYHALGYATKILQPNVHARLRAGVLDMPFVSSSGKGVFDVLYRVAFDRFYEFYDRQKEQLLQGADSGFEVAIERLREKYFKQPTLLLERIRTNSFAEDQPDSHFATFLHGDYNRNNVLFHYGTDDKVDAIRTIDFQELRFSTTAIDLSFFMYMNTPSEGRDELYADLLRKYHRSMIEMLELVLRRNRNELTDDRVDQLLQEFSFERFNAHFKRYAFYGPMVCMHFLPWLLSSEKDCAELSRLFETDMHGPAFHQLSLDIGGDVANQEIFKTVRHAYEHGYMDAI; encoded by the exons ATGTCaacgcaacagcagcagttagACTATATCGAGCGCCACCTGGTGTACGAAATCTTCAAGGACTTCGGTCCCAATGCTTCGCTGGAATCGCACAGCGTAGAGTGCTCCAATGGACTGGACGGCTTCATGTCCGCCTTGTACACCATTACGCTGGACGTGGTCATCGCGGAGCGCAAGCGCACGGAGGTCGTTCTGGTCAAGTTCATGAAGGGAACGGAGGAGTTCCGGGAGACCAGCAATTCGTACATTCAATTTTCCAACGAAATTTTCGCCTACGCCGAGATCCTGCCCGCCTATGAGAATGTCCTGCGGACGAGTCATCTGGAAAGCGATGTGGTGAAGAACTGGATTCCGCGTTGCTACTTCGCCCGGTTTGGTCAGGTCGAAG GTCTCGGGAATGGTAGGGAATCGGTGCTGGCCCTGAAACATCTGAAGGGCGATGGCTACGAGTTGGGTCCAAGGCTCACCCTTCGTCGGGATCATCTGGAGGCCATGGTGGGGCTGGTTGGTCCGTACCATGCCCTGGGCTATGCCACGAAGATCCTCCAGCCGAACGTTCATGCTCGCTTACGCGCCGGAGTGCTGGACATGCCCTTCGTGTCCAGCTCGGGAAAGGGCGTCTTTGATGTCCTGTATCGCGTGGCTTTCGACCGGTTCTACGAGTTCTACGACCGGCAGAAGGAGCAGCTCCTTCAGGGGGCAGATTCCGGATTCGAGGTCGCCATCGAACGACTGCGGGAGAAGTACTTCAAGCAGCCGACACTTCTGCTGGAGAGAATTCGCACCAATTCCTTTGCCGAAGATCAGCCGGACAGCCACTTTGCCACCTTCCTGCACGGCGACTACAACAGGAACAATGTGCTGTTCCACTACGGAACCGATGATAAGGTGGATGCTATCAGAACCATCGATTTCCAGGAGCTGCGTTTCAGCACCACGGCCATTGACCTCAGCTTCTTCATGTACATGAACACGCCATCCGAGGGAAGGGACGAGCTCTACGCAGACTTGTTGCGCAAGTACCATCGCAGCATGATCGAAATGCTGGAACTGGTTTTGCGCCGCAACCGAAACGAGTTGACCGATGATCGGGTGGATCAGTTGCTGCAGGAATTCAGCTTTGAACGCTTCAATGCCCACTTCAAACGATATGCCTTCTACGGACCAATGGTATGCATGCACTTCCTTCCCTGGCTGCTCAGCTCTGAGAAGGATTGCGCCGAGTTGTCCCGCCTCTTCGAAACCGATATGCACGGGCCTGCCTTCCACCAGTTGTCCTTGGACATTGGAGGCGATGTGGCGAACCAGGAGATTTTCAAGACCGTGCGGCATGCCTATGAGCATGGCTACATGGACGCGATTTAG
- the LOC6526400 gene encoding uncharacterized protein DDB_G0287625 isoform X4, whose protein sequence is MAKGQNANTEYNYHRFALDMDSRYGRSFSGGNGNGSESGYRRYTRSRSRSRSRSRERSRDRNEYRRRNSRSRSRERSSHYRHDRSPDRDLYRDLINEDYEDQGSYNSRHSFDHRQHHKEDNYDRRDADSQDRRDHDSYSNHDRHEQKNYDKRGQDKYDKDRDHRWKNYDRVSKERNHDDFDRGSERSSRSNDHRQFNNNGNSNSSSSNRDRDRERERERQYSSDEDSDMANEFRQRGGQNSGSSVEPLNNIIIFGLRKHVTEADIMGELIKVDMEPTSIRVMRKQPTGCPPTGRSSCHHAVQSHSHLGLDLR, encoded by the exons AtggcaaaaggccaaaacGCAAACACTGAATATAATTACCATCGATTCGCATTAGATATGGATTCTCGATATGGTCGCAGCTTCTCTGGAGGCAATGGAAACGGCAGCGAATCGGGCTACAGGCGCTACACTCGCTCCCGTTCCCGGTCCCGCTCACGCTCCAG GGAGCGAAGTCGGGACCGCAATGAGTACAGACGTCGCAACTCCCGTTCCCGCAGTCGGGAGCGCTCCTCCCACTACAGACACGATCGCAGTCCGGATCGCGATCTCTACCGCGATCTGATCAACGAGGATTACGAGGATCAGGGTAGCTACAACTCCAGGCACAGCTTTGACCACCGCCAGCATCACAAGGAGGACAACTACGATCGTCGGGATGCTGATAGCCAGGATCGCAGGGATCATGACAGCTACAGCAACCACGACCGTCATGAACAGAAGAACTACGATAAGCGTGGCCAGGATAAATACGATAAGGACCGCGATCATCGCTGGAAAAACTACGATCGGGTTTCGAAGGAGCGCAACCATGATGACTTCGATCGAGGATCAGAGCGCAGCAG CCGCAGCAATGACCATCGGCAGTTCAATAACAATGGAAATAGCAACTCCAGCAGCAGTAATAGAGATCGCGACAGGGAGCGCGAACGCGAGAGACAGTATTCCTCGGATGAGGACAGCGACATGGCCAACGAATTCAGGCAGCGAGGTGGCCAAAACAGTGGCAGCAGCGTGGAGCCCTTGAACAACATAATCATCTTTGGGCTGAGGAAGCACGTCACGGAAGCAGAC ATCATGGGCGAGCTGATCAAGGTCGACATGGAGCCCACTTCCATTCGCGTGATGAGGAAACAGCCAACAG GGTGTCCTCCAACTGGGCGATCATCGTGTCACCATGCAGTACAGTCACACTCGCATCTCGGATTGGACTTGCGTTAA
- the LOC6526400 gene encoding RNA-binding protein 5-A isoform X3, whose product MQYSHTRISDWTCVKCGASNFKRRFQCYVCSSSRAESENALSGAGEGVDEISRILTKKIMLRGLDALTNEEGVLTALQQHLPDLAKTVSKVLISRDSLTQASRGICYLNFDTLIDSMNVFNGLTALDPPLTLDEKTVAVTYCIDSENRQTVPAEGNVFRSGELAMPPSAVTASYTLADVPRLAEYSASVYASNPLEHAHYVQYYTDYYTTEISKNIGDPHVTEANSGAAVALSAIQRKQRKVSQMETVVTVPEAKAAFLARGASAPKGNDGKKYATPDVSKYQYDETSGYYYDHVTGLYYDAHSQYYYNNETGAYLYWDQKRSTYVLATPASTQAALQEVLSDAEKKEEEAKKAKEKEKEKQEAGKPDKVKVAKKIVKDMEKWAKHLNQRKDYTAVATPQPILSDTEAPTTSRASQGAYADVGFSILEKKERGKLNDYAPQAGPTAISKLVGAYGGPSDSEEDNGANQKGLEASGGARRGVADESDYVDFQKLTCLLCKRAFQSLDILQKHLKMSNLHKENLAKLKQNSVVEAGMDEGLSYRDRAKERRLKYGESDPPPPNKSRERFEQEIKTLQSRQKDSSGATPAMPISSSNVGSRLMQKMGWSEGQGLGRKNQGRTQIIEADGRTNNVGLGNKSGHLTPGNDYKSYIKKMMKQRYENA is encoded by the exons ATGCAGTACAGTCACACTCGCATCTCGGATTGGACTTGCGTTAAG TGTGGGGCGAGCAACTTTAAGCGCCGCTTTCAATGCTACGTGTGCAGCTCCTCGCGGGCGGAGAGCGAGAATGCTCTTTCGGGAGCCGGCGAGGGCGTCGACGAGATCAGCCGCATCCTCACAAAAA AGATCATGCTCCGCGGCTTGGACGCGCTGACAAACGAGGAGGGCGTGCTCACTGCTCTTCAGCAGCACCTACCCGACCTGGCCAAAACAGTCAGCAAGGTGCTGATCAGTCGCGACTCCCTAACCCAGGCGTCTCGGGGCATTTGTTACCTCAATTTTGACACACTCATTGATTCTATGAACGTGTTTAATGGTCTGACGGCGTTGGATCCGCCACTCACTCTGGACGAGAAAACTG TTGCCGTCACCTACTGCATTGACTCCGAAAATCGTCAAACGGTGCCAGCCGAGGGCAACGTATTTAGATCGGGTGAATTAGCGATGCCTCCGTCTGCCGTTACAGCAAGCTACACCTTGGCGGATGTTCCTCGTCTCGCGGAGTACAGTGCATCCGTATATGCCTCGAATCCGCTGGAGCATGCCCACTACGTTCAGTACTATACGGACTATTACACGACTGAAATAAGCAAGAACATCGGAGATCCTCACGTGACGGAGGCCAACTCCGGAGCTGCCGTGGCTCTCTCGGCCATCCAGCGCAAGCAGAGGAAGGTTAGCCAGATGGAGACCGTGGTTACCGTGCCAGAGGCGAAGGCCGCCTTCCTTGCCAGGGGCGCAAGTGCTCCCAAGGGTAACGATGGAAAGAAATACG CTACTCCCGATGTTTCGAAGTACCAGTACGACGAGACCTCCGGCTACTACTACGACCACGTCACGGGTCTTTACTATGATGCGCACTCGCAGTACTACTACAACAACGAGACGGGTGCGTATCTGTACTGGGATCAGAAGAGGAGCACCTATGTGCTGGCCACACCCGCTTCCACACAGGCAGCCCTCCAGGAAGTATTATCTGATGCCGAgaaaaaggaggaggaggccaaaaaggcaaaggagaaggaaaaagaaaagcaagaagCCGGAAAGCCCGACAAAGTGAAGGTGGCCAAGAAGATCGTCAAGGACATGGAGAAGTGGGCCAAGCACCTGAACCAGAGAAAAGACTACACAGCAGTGGCCACACCGCAGCCCATCCTTTCGGATACTGAGGCTCCCACCACCTCCCGTGCTTCCCAAGGGGCATATGCTGATGTGGGATTCTCAATCCTTGAGAAAAAAGAGCGTGGCAAGCTCAACGACTATGCACCGCAGGCAGGACCCACAGCGATTAGCAAATTGGTCGGCGCGTATGGAGGACCATCCGACTCGGAAGAAGATAATGGTGCCAATCAGAAAGGACTCGAAGCAAGTGGTGGGGCTAGACGAGGCGTTGCCGATGAATCGGACTACGTGGATTTCCAAAAGCTTACTTGCCTGCTCTGCAAGCGTGCCTTCCAATCGCTGGACATCTTGcagaaacatttaaaaatgtccAATCTACACAAGGAGAATCTGGCCAAGCTTAAGCAGAATTCCGTAGTCGAGGCTGGCATGGATGAGGGTCTATC CTATCGTGATCGTGCCAAGGAGCGCAGGCTGAAGTACGGAGAGAGCGATCCGCCTCCACCGAATAAAAGCCGGGAGCGTTTCGAGCAGGAGATAAAGACTTTGCAGTCGCGCCAGAAGGATTCTTCTGGCGCTACTCCAGCCATGCCCATCAGTTCGAGCAACGTGGGCAGTCGCCTGATGCAGAAGATGGGTTGGTCGGAGGGCCAGGGATTGGGCAGGAAGAACCAGGGACGCACCCAGATCATAGAG GCTGATGGTCGTACCAACAATGTGGGGCTGGGCAACAAGTCTGGACACTTGACGCCTGGAAACGACTACAAATCCTACATCAAAAAGATGATGAAGCAGCGTTATGAGAACGCCTGA